The Fluviispira vulneris sequence TCCAGCTGCAATATGAGGAATAACAAAACCTTTTTTAAATAAAACGTAAGAGAGAAGGAGATAATCAAAATGGCTTCTATGACTTGGCATCCATAGAATTTGTCCATCTTTTGCAACTCGTTCAATATGCTCAAAATTACGAACACGAACACCTTCAAATATTTTAGTCCAAATAAAGTCAAAGACTTTCTCGAGCGCACGAATTGTCACGTAATTATAATTTGCACCAATTTCGCGAATGTATCGAACGATTTGTTGTTCTGTTTTTAATGGATTATCTGAAGATTGAATGAAATTTTTTGTAGATTGGCTGTTTAGAATCCATTGACTGATTTTTTCATTATCATACAAAGCTGGGCCAAATGCTGCAGCCCTTTCTTTTGCAAATTCGATATTAAAAAGTCGCCGCATTTTTCGTGCATTTTCATACTCTATTTCAATATTTTCATTGTTATCTTGGGTGGTTATGGCAGTTGTTGTTTCAGTTTTATTTGTTTCAAAATTTTGCAGTTCTATGAGAGGGGAATGAAATATTTTTCCGAAAGAAATATTGACTTCACCACGATGCAGCGCAAGCATAAATAATTTTTGTAGACCATTCCCTGTACCATCATCAGGAAATAATGAACGTAAGAAAAAACTTTTTTCATGTCTCTCTGGTGCTCGACTCCAAAAAATACTAACAGGAATAAATATTAATTTTTCACTTTTAGCACGTGGATCATTGCGAATAAGTCGAACAAAATCACTTAAAAAATTATCTCTGGAGGAGTTGGAAAATATAAGTGAACTTGTTTTAATCGCCATGAGTGCGGATGAGCGAAAACGTTTTGGTTTTGCTTCTAATGTCACTTTTTTTAGTGCAAATTCATTGAGAGCTTTATTCAATACAAGCGTATCTATGATAGACATTCTTGGAAGGACATAAACTACAGATTTGTTATTCAGGGTTTCTTGTATACTCTCTTTTGAAATCGATTTTGGGTAAATGCGTATTCGCATAAATGAAGCGAGCGGTGAAATGAGCCAAGCCCAGCGTCTAAAATGAATGCCTAACATGGAATACATATAAATTCATCTCCAATAAACTAACCTAATGCCCTCTTGATAAGCTCATTGAGAGCATCAATTTGGGAAGAATCGTTGCCGAGAACGATATTGTCAATAAGGCGAGTCTTGGATCCATCTATTTCAATAAATTGGGCTATCGCTAGGACGCATTCTGCGTTAAGGCTATCTTCATATTTTTGAGTTATATCAGAGATCAGGCGGAATTCTAGGTACTGAGGGATGAGATTTTCTTTTTTTAATTCTGCAAGGCACAATTCGTCTAGTTTATTGACAGATCGTTCGCCAGCAAGAAAAGCTTTTGCAACGAGAGCCAGAGCTTTTGGGATAGCAACTGCTTTTCTTCGTCCTTCTGGACTTAAATAGCGATTGCGACTGCTTAAAGCGAGGCCATCTTTTTCCCTTACAGTAGGGCACGATAGAATTTGGGTACGAAAGAGTAAATCGGTGGCCATTTTTCTTACGACTTGGACCTGTTGAAAATCTTTTTGGCCTAAATAGAGTTTATTTGCTTGAGTTAAATTAATTAATAAAGCAAGTACTGTAGAAACACCATCAAAATGTCCAGGTCTAAATGCTCCACATAGGACTTCAGTCAATCCGGTTACTTTAACCTCGGTTTTAAAATTGAGTGGATACATTTCCTCTACCGTCGGAGCAAAAAGTAATGTTGCATTGCATTTATCGCAAAGTTCTGAATCACTTTGAAACGTTCTTGGGTAGTTCGCCAAATCTTCATGAATAGAGAATTGTTTTGGATTAACGAATATTGAAACGATAGTACAATCATTTTCATTCACAGATTGGCGGATAAGACTTGCGTGTCCCTCGTGAAGTGCTCCCATTGTTGGGACAAAACCAATCGTTTTTCTTTTTTCTTTTTGTTCATCAACATATTGCATGAGCTCTTTTTTGCGCGTGATAATAATGAGTGGCATAAAAAACTACCCTCCTAGATAAGCTCTTTGAACATCATCATCAAATAAGAGGGATTGAGCATCACCTTTTTTAATTACCGAGCCAAGCTCTAAAACATATGCTCTGTGAGAAATTTTCAAAGCCAAACGGGCATTTTGTTCTGCGAGTAGAATAGTCATTCCTTCACGATTGAGTTCTGAAATAATTTTAAATATTTGTTGAACAATAAGTGGGGCAATCCCTAAGCTAGGTTCATCTAAAAGCAGTAATTTAGGTTTAGCCATCAATGCGCGGGCTATGGCTAACATTTGCTGTTCACCACCTGAGAGGAGAATGGATTTTTGGGCCATGCGCTCTCCTAATCGGGGAAACCAAGCGACCATTCTGTCAATATCGTTCTGAACTTCTTGAGATGATTTTTTTGTACAAAAAGCTCCCATCAAAAGATTTTCTTTAACTGTCATATCTGGAAAAACCATACGGCCTTCAGGAGATTGACTCACTCCAAGTTTTACAATTTCATGTGACTCTAAGTTTGAAATGTTATTTTTATTAAAAAATATTTTACCACTCTTCGATTTAACAAGGCCGGATAATGTTCTTAAAAAAGTTGTTTTTCCTGCTCCATTACTTCCAACTAAGGAAACAATTTCATTTTGAAAAATTTCAAAATTAATATTTTTTAATGCTTGAATAGCTCCGTAATTAACAGATAAATTCTCAACGAGCAACATTTAATGTATCCT is a genomic window containing:
- a CDS encoding ABC transporter ATP-binding protein; this translates as MLLVENLSVNYGAIQALKNINFEIFQNEIVSLVGSNGAGKTTFLRTLSGLVKSKSGKIFFNKNNISNLESHEIVKLGVSQSPEGRMVFPDMTVKENLLMGAFCTKKSSQEVQNDIDRMVAWFPRLGERMAQKSILLSGGEQQMLAIARALMAKPKLLLLDEPSLGIAPLIVQQIFKIISELNREGMTILLAEQNARLALKISHRAYVLELGSVIKKGDAQSLLFDDDVQRAYLGG
- the panC gene encoding pantoate--beta-alanine ligase, encoding MPLIIITRKKELMQYVDEQKEKRKTIGFVPTMGALHEGHASLIRQSVNENDCTIVSIFVNPKQFSIHEDLANYPRTFQSDSELCDKCNATLLFAPTVEEMYPLNFKTEVKVTGLTEVLCGAFRPGHFDGVSTVLALLINLTQANKLYLGQKDFQQVQVVRKMATDLLFRTQILSCPTVREKDGLALSSRNRYLSPEGRRKAVAIPKALALVAKAFLAGERSVNKLDELCLAELKKENLIPQYLEFRLISDITQKYEDSLNAECVLAIAQFIEIDGSKTRLIDNIVLGNDSSQIDALNELIKRALG